From one Bacteroides eggerthii genomic stretch:
- a CDS encoding MBL fold metallo-hydrolase yields MKLTILGSGTSTGVPEIGCTCPVCTSADPRDNRLRASSLLHADDATILIDCSPDFRAQILRTSIYEQIDGVLITHEHYDHTGGLDDLRPFCRFSEIPIYSDAYTAAHLRVRMPYCFVDKKYPGVPRIYLQEVEAGKPFFIRQTEVLPVAVMHGRLPILGYRIGGRLGYVTDMLTMPDASYEQLQGLDVLVMNALRPQPHPTHQSISEALAAAERIGAKETYFIHMSHHVGLHAEINSQLPPHVHFAYDGMEINF; encoded by the coding sequence ATGAAATTGACTATATTAGGAAGTGGAACATCTACCGGGGTGCCGGAGATTGGTTGTACGTGCCCTGTTTGCACGTCTGCCGATCCGCGGGACAACCGCTTGCGGGCATCGTCTCTGCTGCATGCGGATGATGCGACGATACTGATAGATTGCAGCCCCGATTTCAGAGCACAAATATTGCGTACGTCTATTTATGAACAGATAGATGGTGTGTTGATCACTCACGAACATTATGACCATACGGGCGGGCTGGATGATTTGCGTCCGTTTTGCCGTTTTTCTGAGATACCTATCTATTCGGATGCTTATACTGCTGCTCATCTGCGGGTACGGATGCCTTATTGCTTTGTGGATAAGAAGTATCCGGGAGTACCGCGCATTTATTTGCAGGAAGTGGAGGCCGGCAAGCCATTCTTTATCCGGCAAACGGAAGTATTGCCTGTTGCTGTGATGCATGGACGTTTGCCTATTCTTGGTTATCGTATCGGTGGGCGCTTGGGATATGTAACGGATATGCTTACGATGCCGGACGCTTCGTATGAACAATTACAAGGGTTGGACGTTTTGGTAATGAACGCTTTGCGGCCGCAACCGCATCCAACGCACCAAAGCATATCGGAGGCGCTGGCAGCTGCGGAGCGTATTGGCGCAAAAGAAACTTATTTCATCCACATGAGCCATCATGTTGGGTTGCATGCCGAAATCAATAGCCAATTGCCGCCCCATGTACATTTTGCTTATGACGGTATGGAAATAAATTTCTAA
- a CDS encoding DUF4348 domain-containing protein has translation MKHLLAGFIVLVFLVSCGNKKPKMDPFTTITEMVDSASHKADTLQQVEVQEEPQPLEADELFDDFIFNYASDDALQRKRTVFPLPYYNRDTPIKIEERFWKHDYLFTKQNYYTLLFDNENDMDMVGDTTLKSVQVEWIYLKTRMVKKYYFERKEGMWMLEAINLRHIEKGEGENFVDFYTRFVTDSVYQSKHITTPLQFVTIDPDDEFSILETTLDVNQWYAFRPSLPTDRLSNINYGQKNEDTSRTKILKVNGIGNGYSNVFYFRRRGGEWEMYKYEDTSI, from the coding sequence ATGAAACATTTATTAGCGGGATTTATTGTACTGGTCTTTTTGGTTTCATGTGGAAACAAGAAGCCGAAAATGGATCCCTTTACTACCATTACCGAAATGGTGGATTCGGCAAGCCATAAGGCCGATACGCTGCAACAGGTGGAAGTGCAGGAAGAGCCCCAACCGTTGGAAGCGGACGAACTGTTTGATGATTTTATCTTCAACTATGCTTCGGACGATGCTTTGCAACGGAAGAGGACGGTATTTCCTTTGCCTTATTACAATAGGGATACTCCTATAAAAATAGAAGAGCGTTTCTGGAAACATGACTACCTGTTCACCAAACAAAATTACTATACGCTGCTTTTTGATAATGAGAACGACATGGATATGGTGGGAGACACAACACTGAAATCCGTACAAGTGGAGTGGATTTATCTGAAAACGCGTATGGTGAAGAAGTACTACTTTGAACGTAAGGAAGGCATGTGGATGCTTGAAGCCATTAATCTGCGCCATATAGAGAAAGGGGAAGGTGAGAACTTTGTGGATTTCTATACCCGTTTCGTGACGGACAGCGTATATCAGAGCAAACATATCACCACTCCGCTGCAGTTTGTCACCATTGACCCTGACGATGAATTTTCAATATTGGAAACGACCCTTGATGTAAATCAGTGGTACGCTTTTCGCCCTTCATTGCCAACAGACAGGTTGTCCAATATTAATTATGGGCAGAAGAATGAGGATACTTCGAGGACGAAGATCCTTAAAGTGAACGGCATTGGCAACGGGTATTCCAATGTTTTCTATTTCCGGAGACGTGGAGGGGAGTGGGAAATGTATAAATACGAGGATACGAGTATTTGA
- the kbl gene encoding glycine C-acetyltransferase yields the protein MYGKMKEHLSKTLAEIKEAGLYKEERLIESAQQAAITVKGKEVLNFCANNYLGLSNHPRLIAAAQKIMERRGYGMSSVRFICGTQDIHKELEAAISDYFKTEDTILYAACFDANGGVFEPLFTEEDAIISDSLNHASIIDGVRLCKAKRYRYANADMTELEKCLQEAQAQRFRIIVTDGVFSMDGNVAPMDKICDLAEKYDALVMVDESHSAGVVGATGHGVSELYDTYGRVDIYTGTLGKAFGGALGGFTTGRKEIIDLLRQRSRPYLFSNSLAPGIIGASLEVFKMLKESNSLHDKLVENVSYFRDKMTAAGFDIKPTQSAICAVMLYDAKLSQIYAARMQEEGIYVTGFYYPVVPKDQARIRVQISAGHNKEHLDKCIAAFIKVGKELGILKG from the coding sequence ATGTATGGTAAAATGAAAGAGCATCTCAGCAAAACTCTCGCTGAAATAAAAGAAGCAGGACTCTACAAAGAGGAACGCCTGATTGAAAGTGCACAACAAGCTGCTATTACAGTGAAAGGCAAGGAAGTACTGAACTTCTGCGCCAACAATTATTTGGGTTTATCCAATCACCCCCGCCTGATAGCCGCTGCCCAAAAGATAATGGAACGCCGCGGTTACGGCATGTCGTCTGTCCGTTTCATCTGCGGCACACAAGATATTCACAAAGAACTGGAGGCAGCTATCTCCGATTACTTCAAGACGGAAGACACCATTCTCTACGCTGCCTGTTTTGATGCTAACGGTGGTGTATTCGAACCTCTTTTCACCGAAGAAGATGCCATTATCTCCGACTCACTGAACCACGCTTCCATCATCGACGGCGTACGTCTTTGCAAAGCCAAACGCTACCGCTATGCCAATGCCGATATGACCGAACTTGAAAAATGCTTGCAGGAAGCGCAAGCACAGCGTTTCCGCATCATCGTGACAGACGGAGTATTCTCCATGGATGGCAATGTGGCTCCTATGGATAAAATCTGTGATCTTGCTGAGAAATACGATGCATTAGTAATGGTAGACGAATCCCACTCCGCCGGTGTGGTAGGCGCTACCGGTCATGGCGTGAGTGAACTATACGACACTTACGGACGCGTGGACATCTATACCGGTACGTTGGGCAAAGCCTTTGGCGGTGCTTTAGGTGGTTTCACCACAGGACGCAAGGAGATTATCGACCTATTACGCCAACGCAGCCGTCCGTACTTGTTCTCCAACTCTCTTGCTCCGGGCATCATCGGTGCCAGCCTCGAAGTATTCAAGATGTTGAAAGAAAGCAATTCGCTACATGACAAGTTAGTAGAAAACGTAAGCTATTTCCGCGACAAAATGACAGCCGCCGGATTCGACATCAAACCTACCCAAAGCGCCATTTGCGCCGTAATGCTGTATGATGCCAAGTTATCTCAGATTTATGCAGCCCGCATGCAGGAGGAAGGTATTTACGTAACTGGCTTCTATTATCCTGTCGTACCCAAAGACCAAGCGCGTATCCGCGTTCAGATTTCTGCCGGACACAACAAGGAACACTTGGATAAGTGTATCGCAGCATTTATAAAAGTAGGAAAGGAATTAGGAATATTGAAAGGATAA
- a CDS encoding NAD-dependent epimerase/dehydratase family protein produces MKNILVIGATGQIGSELTLELRKRYGDDHVVAGYIPSAMPQGELKASGPSAIADVTDRQSIEVVARQFKIDTIYNLAALLSVVAESRPAMAWKIGIDGLWNVLEVAREYGCAVFTPSSIGSFGENTPHVKTPQDTIQRPRTMYGVTKVTTELLSDYYYTKYGVDTRAVRFPGIISNVTPPGGGTTDYAVDIFYSAVKGEKFVCPVKAGTFMDMMYMPDAINAAISLMEAAPARLKHRNAFNIASMSFDPEMIYAAIKKHVPDFEMTYQIDPLKQAIADSWPDSLDDSCAREEWDWMPQFDLDSMTVDMLEKLRAKLNK; encoded by the coding sequence ATGAAAAATATTTTGGTAATTGGAGCCACAGGACAGATTGGCTCAGAGTTAACATTGGAGTTGCGCAAGCGCTATGGTGATGATCATGTTGTAGCCGGATACATTCCGAGTGCTATGCCGCAGGGTGAATTAAAAGCTTCAGGGCCCTCGGCTATCGCCGATGTGACGGATCGTCAATCTATCGAAGTGGTGGCTCGACAATTCAAGATTGATACAATTTATAATTTGGCAGCCTTGCTGTCGGTAGTTGCCGAAAGCCGTCCGGCTATGGCATGGAAGATAGGTATAGATGGATTGTGGAACGTGCTGGAAGTTGCGCGTGAGTATGGTTGTGCCGTTTTTACACCTAGTTCTATCGGTTCTTTCGGAGAAAATACTCCTCATGTGAAGACGCCGCAAGACACCATTCAGCGTCCGCGTACCATGTATGGCGTAACTAAGGTGACGACAGAACTGCTGAGTGATTACTATTATACGAAATATGGAGTGGATACCCGCGCAGTACGTTTTCCCGGAATTATTTCCAATGTGACACCTCCGGGGGGTGGTACAACAGACTATGCAGTAGATATTTTTTATTCAGCGGTGAAAGGTGAGAAATTCGTTTGCCCTGTAAAAGCCGGTACATTTATGGATATGATGTACATGCCCGATGCCATTAATGCTGCTATTTCGCTAATGGAGGCTGCTCCGGCACGTCTGAAACACCGGAATGCTTTCAATATTGCTTCGATGAGCTTTGATCCGGAAATGATCTATGCTGCTATCAAGAAGCATGTGCCCGACTTTGAAATGACCTATCAGATAGATCCTTTAAAGCAGGCTATTGCAGATAGTTGGCCCGATTCGCTGGATGACTCCTGTGCTCGCGAGGAGTGGGATTGGATGCCACAGTTCGATCTGGACTCCATGACAGTAGATATGCTTGAAAAATTAAGAGCAAAATTAAATAAGTGA
- the murB gene encoding UDP-N-acetylmuramate dehydrogenase, translating to MIYKNKKIPNTFGFDVKAASYADYDSVEELENLIACGCIVSPFLHIGCGSNLLFEKDYEGTVLHSRIGGVEVTAEDDERVSVRVGAGVIWDDFVACCVERGWYGAENLSLIPGEVGASAVQNIGAYGVEVKDLISSVETINIRGEKRVYQNNECEYAYRKSLFKKPEMKSVFVTYVNFALSKKERYTLDYGTIRQELANYPAVDLITLRHVIINIRESKLPDPKMLGNAGSFFMNPIVPRAQFELLLRRYPSMPHYEVDADRVKIPAGWMIDQCGWKGKALGSAAVHDKQALVLVNLGGATGRDVIALSDAVRASVQEKFGVEIRPEVNFI from the coding sequence ATGATTTATAAAAATAAGAAAATACCCAATACGTTTGGATTTGATGTGAAAGCTGCTTCATATGCAGACTATGACTCTGTAGAGGAATTGGAGAACTTGATCGCCTGCGGGTGCATCGTTTCTCCTTTTTTGCATATAGGATGTGGCAGTAACTTGCTATTTGAGAAAGATTATGAGGGCACTGTACTGCATTCACGTATTGGAGGGGTGGAAGTGACGGCAGAAGATGACGAACGGGTGTCTGTGCGCGTGGGTGCGGGTGTGATATGGGACGACTTTGTGGCTTGCTGTGTAGAGCGGGGATGGTACGGAGCAGAGAATCTGTCGCTGATACCCGGTGAAGTGGGGGCAAGTGCCGTACAGAATATCGGTGCTTACGGAGTAGAAGTGAAGGATCTCATTTCATCTGTGGAAACAATAAATATTCGTGGTGAGAAGCGTGTCTATCAGAATAATGAATGTGAATACGCCTATCGGAAAAGCCTTTTCAAAAAGCCCGAAATGAAGTCTGTTTTTGTAACTTATGTGAATTTTGCATTAAGTAAGAAAGAGCGATATACACTGGATTACGGTACGATCCGCCAGGAACTCGCCAACTATCCGGCGGTAGACTTGATTACGTTGCGGCATGTGATTATAAATATCCGCGAAAGTAAGTTGCCCGACCCAAAGATGCTGGGCAATGCCGGAAGTTTTTTCATGAATCCTATTGTGCCGCGTGCGCAGTTTGAATTATTGTTACGTCGCTATCCCTCTATGCCTCACTATGAGGTGGATGCCGATCGGGTTAAGATTCCTGCCGGGTGGATGATAGATCAATGCGGCTGGAAAGGGAAAGCTTTAGGGTCTGCCGCTGTACACGACAAGCAGGCTTTGGTGCTTGTGAATCTGGGTGGTGCAACCGGAAGAGACGTGATTGCATTGTCGGACGCCGTCAGGGCTTCGGTTCAGGAGAAGTTTGGAGTGGAAATAAGGCCGGAAGTGAACTTTATATAG